A DNA window from Mytilus edulis chromosome 14, xbMytEdul2.2, whole genome shotgun sequence contains the following coding sequences:
- the LOC139504036 gene encoding uncharacterized protein: MQYEKKNEMKCTFAYKSECGQSLHYASNVPCIPITKCDKPTSTHLRNSTDYELPEGLLILYRSGIFSIDCSSCDIYICPKHRDDFGIYWRRQTRKCQSPTHPDQSVAKPNRGIPASVCKELWMTKRISLPVGSDSECDFLLSSQSTQTFSQTTTSDWEEENMAPREIFNAAMKMLSRNYPALNSQLQLPWTSLSKSSSSYYTKIITEAIQLIAQYVAPGQENNLLTDVCKKWISLKEDKPDTMTEALIASYQQQNNRLSQMQILSLFANKHTKERLMELVPGLSVFKIDAARRHTTLTFPGQLINPPKVYRSRLSMPRVMHFIEFISCPTYHQAVGYGSKTLKLSSGLEITIPKVVRNVIASRLVSSYSQYCNDEGYECLGRSTLFNIVKACAASQKKNMHGLDNITSEGMRAIDILLKIVSKLEMFGLSSECVVKLKSLLDHVNQHLKFEMKGHVENKSKCAEHCSTFSLSDPTSKCFSDKCEHDHDQSCDDCSTTGVLDTVMLDAVSSVRNAIPADIQEEITHDLQISTLNLSTWKAHCIRTVHQEQARRDVLLQLKSHQCLIVMDWAMKFLPIKHRETQADFYGKKGIGWHISSETKGVTLF, from the exons ATGCAGTATGAGAAAAAGAatgaaatgaaatgtacatttgcTTATAAATCTGAATGTGGTCAATCATTACATTATGCTTCAAATGTCCCGTGTATCCCTATAACCAAATGTGACAAACCCACAAGTACCCATTTACGTAACTCCACGGACTATGAACTACCAGAAGGGCTTTTAATATTGTACAGAAGTGGGATATTTTCAATAGACTGTTCTTCATGTGACATTTACATATGCCCGAAACACAGGGATGATTTTGGAATATATTGGAGGCGTCAAACGAGAAAGTGTCAGTCACCTACACATCCAGACCAGAGTGTTGCAAAACCAAACAGAGGCATACCAGCATCAGTATGCAAAGAGCTATGGATGACAAAGAGAATATCTCTGCCAGTTGGTTCAG attcagAATGTGACTTTCTACTATCATCACAATCCACTCAGACATTTTCCCAGACCACAACATCTGATTGGGAAGAAGAAAACATGGCTCCAAGAGAGATTTTCAATGCTGCAATGAAAATGCTTTCCAGAAATTATCCAGCCCTAAATTCACAGCTTCAGTTGCCATGGACTAGCCTCTCAAAAAGTTCATCCTCATATTATACCAAAATTATTACAGAAGCTATCCAGTTGATTGCACAGTATGTTGCACCAGGTCAAGAAAATAATCTTTTGACAGATGTGTGCAAGAAGTGGATATCATTAAAAGAAGACAAACCTGACACAATGACTGAGGCACTGATTGCATCCTATCAACAGCAGAACAACAGATTAAGTCAGATGCAAATTTTATCCCTATTTGCAAATAAGCATACAAAGGAAAGATTAATGGAACTGGTACCAGGACTTAGTGTTTTTAAAATTGATGCTGCCCGAAGACATACAACACTAACATTTCCAGGACAATTAATAAATCCACCAAAGGTCTACCGTTCCAGATTGAGCATGCCAAGAGTAATGCATTTCATTGAATTTATTTCTTGCCCCACTTACCATCAGGCTGTTGGTTATGGATCCAAGACCTTAAAATTGTCATCTGGATTAGAGATAACTATACCTAAGGTTGTAAGAAATGTAATTGCATCTAGACTTGTGAGTTCATACAGCCAATACTGCAATGATGAGGGTTATGAGTGCCTAGGCAGATCCACACTGTTTAACATTGTTAAGGCTTGTGCAGCATCACAAAAGAAAAACATGCATGGACTTGACAATATCACTTCTGAAGGTATGCGTGCAATTGATATTCTACTTAAAATTGTGTCCAAATTGGAAATGTTTGGTTTATCTTCTGAATGTGTAGTCAAGCTTAAATCATTACTTGATCATGTGAATCAACACCTGAAATTTGAGATGAAGGGGCATGtggaaaacaaatcaaaatgtgcAGAACACTGTTCTACATTCAGCCTTAGTGATCCAACATCAAAATGTTTCAGCGACAAATGTGAGCATGACCATGACCAATCCTGTGATGACTGCTCAACAACAGGGGTACTGGATACAGTTATGTTGGATGCAGTATCATCTGTCAGAAACGCGATTCCTGCTGACATCCAAGAGGAGATAACCCATGACTTGCAGATATCCACTTTAAACTTATCAACTTGGAAAGCTCATTGTATTAGAACAGTACACCAAGAACAGGCACGTAGAGATGTACTATTACAATTAAAATCTCATCAATGTTTAATTGTAATGGACTGGGCAATGAAGTTCCTACCTATAAAACACAGAGAAACACAAGCTGATTTCTATGGGAAAAAAGGCATTGGTTGGCACATTTCTTCTGAAACAAAGGGGGTTactttattttag
- the LOC139504037 gene encoding uncharacterized protein, which produces MTADKCESLHFYKYLCQKIGSEEDVRNRRLAYCISDILEISEDGKIYSGSKAEGLDLKGSDLDVMFIDTNYKVYESETEVILDGLTIPLIMNTEETQPCFTQLRLLNFHRPHQNFKYMWQKSHLGYMLSSEEYKQVNLPLLPSLYRWGNKWRIHGPCLSDNNEQLDLAHCLKCDKWIFKAQPWIIRPRKAWPLPEIISKIISFGVLFVPIGCKGSVNENLEWRISFSVAEKLLIFSFNHTQLFCYALLKILLKEIVEKHEYLKGLLCSYFLKTLLFWISEETDPNVWRPDNIIPCFMACLQRLMYCVRYSILLHYFIPDNNLFCSRFNVINKEKLETILKNLYEQRINCFASSETLKYYERHTCNITESFTSENFIKIRRNGPSFLGYANMKIVLYHCLHYSRTDSSRDLLALYLSKACQSAPDASKYGCSPENKQQYYKYKYDRSHLLIGVHSDAVSGWLTLASFFYVHKRYVDSLRVINYALQKYTDEKIFTGLSTFLLTFIQKQKYKMNLMDKEYTLIQKQVLNLMKKETNYTVLKAITIEALMFNSGSLIIPQELQLVAEELHFYHPLPFAYFLSFLCYYQLHDSKSCRHYLQQLTSIISICFDSTPFAFLSTPIMCGIAHTLIGETYFAKQIFQSVIDKAPRLSWLSSVV; this is translated from the coding sequence ATGACTGCAGATAAATGTGAATCATtgcatttttacaaatatttgtgtCAAAAGATTGGATCGGAGGAGGATGTGAGAAATAGAAGATTAGCTTACTGTATTTCTGACATATTAGAAATATCAGAGGATGGCAAAATATATAGCGGAAGTAAAGCTGAAGGACTTGATTTGAAAGGCAGTGATTTGGATGTTATGTTTATTGATACTAATTATAAGGTGTATGAATCAGAAACTGAAGTCATTTTGGATGGTCTGACAATTCCCTTAATTATGAATACCGAGGAGACCCAACCATGTTTTACACAATTACGTCTTCTAAATTTTCATCGACcgcatcaaaatttcaaatacatgtgGCAAAAAAGTCACCTTGGATATATGCTTTCAAGTGAAGAGTATAAACAGGTCAATTTGCCGTTACTTCCTTCTTTATACAGATGGGGAAATAAATGGCGAATTCATGGTCCATGTTTATCAGATAATAATGAGCAACTAGATCTCGCACATTGTCTTAAATGTGACAAATGGATATTTAAAGCACAGCCATGGATTATAAGACCACGTAAAGCATGGCCTTTACCTgaaataatttctaaaataatatcttttggAGTGCTGTTTGTTCCAATTGGCTGTAAAGGTTCTGTAAATGAAAATCTGGAATGGCGAATTTCATTTTCTGTTGCAGAAAAGCTTCTTATATTTTCTTTCAATCATacacaattattttgttatgCTCTGTTAAAAATCTTGCTGAAGGAAATAGTAGAGAAACATGAATATTTGAAGGGTTTATTGTGTTCATATTTCTTAAAAACATTGTTATTTTGGATTTCAGAAGAAACAGATCCAAATGTATGGCGACCAGATAATATCATACCATGTTTTATGGCATGTCTACAAAGATTAATGTACTGTGTAAGATATTCAATCTTGTTACATTATTTCATTCCTGACAATAACTTATTCTGCTCACGATTCAAtgttataaacaaagaaaaattagAAACCATACTTAAGAATTTATATGAACAAAGAATAAATTGTTTTGCTTCTTCTGAGACTTTGAAATATTATGAAAGACACACCTGCAATATCACTGAATCTTTCACAAGtgaaaatttcatcaaaattagACGAAACGGACCGTCATTTTTAGGTTATGCAAACATGAAGATAGTACTATATCATTGTCTACATTATTCCAGAACTGACTCATCTAGAGATTTATTAGCTTTATATTTATCAAAAGCTTGTCAGTCTGCTCCAGATGCTTCAAAATATGGATGTAGCCCAGAAAACAAACAGCAATACTACAAGTACAAATATGATCGTAGCCATTTATTGATAGGTGTACATTCAGACGCAGTATCAGGATGGCTGACATTGGCTTCTTTCTTCTATGTTCATAAAAGATACGTTGACTCATTAAGGGTAATAAATTATGCATTGCAGAAATACACAGACGAGAAAATATTTACTGGATTAAGCACATTTTTGTTAACATTTATCcaaaaacaaaagtataaaatGAATCTGATGGACAAGGAGTACACACTTATTCAAAAACAAGTGCTGAATCTAATGAAGAAAGAAACAAATTATACAGTTTTAAAAGCTATAACAATTGAAGCTTTAATGTTTAACTCAGGGTCGTTAATAATTCCACAAGAATTACAACTAGTAGCCGAAGAACTTCATTTTTATCATCCCTTACCTTTTGCTTATTTCCTGAGCTTCTTATGTTATTATCAGCTACATGACAGTAAATCATGTAGACATTATTTACAACAACTTACATCTATAATTTCAATATGTTTTGATAGTACACCATTTGCCTTTTTGAGTACACCGATCATGTGTGGAATAGCTCACACGTTGATAGGTGAGACATACTTTgctaaacaaatatttcaatcagtAATTGATAAAGCGCCAAGGTTATCTTGGTTATCTAGTGTTGTGTAA